In a single window of the Carassius auratus strain Wakin unplaced genomic scaffold, ASM336829v1 scaf_tig00216504, whole genome shotgun sequence genome:
- the LOC113098300 gene encoding SAC3 domain-containing protein 1-like — protein MTYNCMTTGDQSELSSWHVTSVQSLSTRPMNKTAMSNARHQSRRGRGHRQKEPGRANRDQLEEQKAEDSVPRGTCMTMCPVCELRQREAQNRLHRFEMVTGTERDRLPRADASRAVKEYSRPAAGKDSTRASDLRPPSVLLNTVCYLVDEIAASSTFQPWTEVYSFVFDRLRSVRQDMIIQRVSGPDCVAVLEKSVRFLLYSSYRLCGQQLQYFDPRINDTHLQECLSWLLESYRDGKHQHQEEYQALSLLYNLGSAEAIQHVLELPERIRSSSAVQLALAVSRAHMERNPVRLLRLAQRLDFIQVCAIHRHLLSCRRDLLLLYSHGHSSRNCRYPLQRLARLLFLKDTLAAELCQVHGVNVTGDWVNFSKSSFTDAASGDVQCRRMHEPLGDEQWNGPADSVIHACV, from the exons ATGACGTACAACTGTATGACAACTGGCGACCAATCAGAGCTGTCTTCATGGCACGTGACGTCTGTGCAGTCGCTCTCGACCCGACCAATGAACAAAACAGCCATGAGCAACGC GAGGCATCAGTCTAGGAGGGGCCGAGGACACAGGCAGAAGGAACCGGGTCGAGCGAACAGAGATCAGCTGGAGGAGCAGAAAGCTGAGGACTCTGTGCCTCGTGGCACCTGTATGACTATGTGTCCTGTCTGTGAGTTACGCCAGCGGGAAGCACAGAATCGACTGCACAGGTTTGAGATGGTGACCGGCACAGAGCGGGATCGTTTGCCGCGTGCTGATGCCTCACGTGCCGTCAAAGAGTATTCGAGACCTGCAGCAGGGAAAGACTCCACAAGAGCCAGCGACCTTCGACCTCCATCTGTGCTTTTAAACACTGTGTGTTATCTAGTCGATGAGATTGCAGCTTCCTCTACATTTCAGCCATGGACGGAG GTGTATAGTTTTGTGTTTGACCGTCTGCGTAGCGTCCGTCAGGACATGATTATCCAGCGTGTGTCGGGGCCGGACTGTGTGGCCGTGCTGGAGAAAAGCGTGCGTTTCCTTCTCTACTCCTCCTACAGACTCTGCGGGCAGCAGCTTCAGTATTTCGACCCGCGCATCAATGACACTCACCTGCAGGAATGCTTGAGCTGGTTGCTGGAGAGCTACAGAGATGGGAAGCACCAGCATCAGGAGGAGTATCAGGCTCTGAGTCTTCTCTATAACTTGG GTTCAGCTGAGGCCATTCAACATGTTCTTGAGCTGCCCGAGAGAATCCGCAGCTCTTCGGCTGTTCAGCTGGCTCTGGCCGTAAGCAGAGCACATATGGAGCGCAATCCAGTCCGGCTGCTCCGTCTAGCCCAGAGACTGGACTTCATCCAGGTCTGTGCCATCCACAGACACCTGCTGAGCTGCAGGAGAGACCTGCTCCTGCTCTACAGCCACGGACACAGCAGCCGAAACTGCCGCTACCCGCTCCAGAGACTGGCACGCCTGCTCTTTCTGAAGGACACGCTGGCTGCAGAGCTGTGTCAGGTGCATGGAGTAAACGTCACCGGAGACTGGGTGAACTTCTCTAAGAGCTCCTTCACTGACGCTGCGTCTGGAGATGTGCAGTGCAGACGTATGCATGAGCCGCTGGGTGACGAGCAGTGGAACGGTCCTGCTGACAGCGTGATTCATGCCTGTGTCTGA
- the LOC113098298 gene encoding sorting nexin-21-like isoform X1, with protein sequence MRGWRRAGMASKLFDRLRRTLFKEGELPPETDGHGADDFPESSELEDDTDCVSARLGGTLCFEGEGVLDSEDAGDASGPDSDSDFFGESIDNACSSTETSPIGPSPKTSNMITRQLQENWRSSRTRCIPEKLIFEVTDASVVHETNSKYVLYTIHVIHSGTFDRTPAVITRRYTDFERLHRRLRRRHGDEMDGVFFPRKKLRKNFAAETIAKRSRAFEQYLTHLRSLPELRSTPTFLEFFYLGDLRAGQMLMRVGRYQDALGSLLNALRLQEKLGCHQLLQLNQLQRVHWFFTLSALVTCFQELDQLSEAQEHCDRALQDLAPSQEALQQHQLHPLLIPLLQSNVRLSWKVSKDKRRWEALLREIQEQGIDVGNQLNLKEFLIKESIEDSEGLVRAKSKSEDVP encoded by the exons atgagg GGTTGGAGGAGAGCTGGGATGGCCTCTAAACTGTTCGACAGACTTCGCCGTACGCTGTTTAAAGAAGGGGAGCTTCCTCCGGAGACGGACGGACACGGAGCAGATGACTTCCCAGAGAGCTCTGAGCTGGAGGACGATACAGACTGTGTGTCTGCACGACTCGGAGGAACCCTGTGCTTCGAGGGTGAAGGGGTCCTGGACTCTGAGGACGCAGGAGACGCGTCGGGGCCAGACAGTGACTCTGACTTCTTTGGGGAGTCCATAGATAATGCATGTAGCAGCACAG AGACCAGCCCAATAGGGCCTTCCCCAAAAACCTCAAACATGATCACCAGACAACTACAAGAAAACTGGAGGAGCTCAAGAACTCGTTGCATTCCTGAAAAACTCATTTTTGAGGTGACTGATGCCAGTGTTGTGCATGAAACTAATTCCAAGTATGTG CTCTACACGATTCACGTCATCCATTCTGGGACGTTTGACAGAACTCCCGCTGTCATCACGCGGCGCTACACTGACTTCGAACGGCTGCACAGGCGCTTGCGTCGCCGTCACGGAGATGAAATGGATGGCGTGTTCTTCCCTCGCAAGAAGCTGCGCAAAAACTTCGCCGCCGAGACCATTGCCAAGCGCAGCCGGGCGTTCGAGCAGTACCTGACCCACCTCCGCTCCCTTCCTGAACTACGGAGCACACCTACGTTCCTAGAGTTCTTCTACCTGGGGGATCTGCGCGCGGGGCAGATGCTGATGCGAGTGGGCCGCTACCAGGACGCCCTGGGCTCTCTCCTCAATGCTCTGCGACTCCAGGAGAAGTTAGGATGCCATCAGCTCCTGCAGCTCAACCAGCTCCAGCGGGTTCATTGGTTCTTCACGCTCTCCGCCTTGGTCACCTGCTTTCAGGAGCTAGACCAGCTCAGTGAGGCTCAGGAACACTGCGACCGAGCCCTGCAGGACCTAGCGCCTTCCCAGGAGGCTTTGCAGCAGCACCAGTTGCACCCTCTGCTCATCCCGCTCCTCCAATCCAACGTCAGGCTGTCCTGGAAGGTCTCGAAGGACAAGAGGCGCTGGGAGGCTCTTCTGCGGGAGATCCAGGAGCAGGGGATTGATGTCGGGAATCAGCTAAACCTGAAGGAGTTTCTGATCAAAGAGAGCATCGAGGACAGCGAGGGGCTGGTCAGGGCCAAGAGCAAAAGTGAAGATGTCCCGTAA
- the LOC113098298 gene encoding sorting nexin-21-like isoform X4 has translation MRGWRRAGMASKLFDRLRRTLFKEGELPPETDGHGADDFPESSELEDDTDCVSARLGGTLCFEGEGVLDSEDAGDASGPDSDSDFFGESIDNACSSTETSPIGPSPKTSNMITRQLQENWRSSRTRCIPEKLIFELYTIHVIHSGTFDRTPAVITRRYTDFERLHRRLRRRHGDEMDGVFFPRKKLRKNFAAETIAKRSRAFEQYLTHLRSLPELRSTPTFLEFFYLGDLRAGQMLMRVGRYQDALGSLLNALRLQEKLGCHQLLQLNQLQRVHWFFTLSALVTCFQELDQLSEAQEHCDRALQDLAPSQEALQQHQLHPLLIPLLQSNVRLSWKVSKDKRRWEALLREIQEQGIDVGNQLNLKEFLIKESIEDSEGLVRAKSKSEDVP, from the exons atgagg GGTTGGAGGAGAGCTGGGATGGCCTCTAAACTGTTCGACAGACTTCGCCGTACGCTGTTTAAAGAAGGGGAGCTTCCTCCGGAGACGGACGGACACGGAGCAGATGACTTCCCAGAGAGCTCTGAGCTGGAGGACGATACAGACTGTGTGTCTGCACGACTCGGAGGAACCCTGTGCTTCGAGGGTGAAGGGGTCCTGGACTCTGAGGACGCAGGAGACGCGTCGGGGCCAGACAGTGACTCTGACTTCTTTGGGGAGTCCATAGATAATGCATGTAGCAGCACAG AGACCAGCCCAATAGGGCCTTCCCCAAAAACCTCAAACATGATCACCAGACAACTACAAGAAAACTGGAGGAGCTCAAGAACTCGTTGCATTCCTGAAAAACTCATTTTTGAG CTCTACACGATTCACGTCATCCATTCTGGGACGTTTGACAGAACTCCCGCTGTCATCACGCGGCGCTACACTGACTTCGAACGGCTGCACAGGCGCTTGCGTCGCCGTCACGGAGATGAAATGGATGGCGTGTTCTTCCCTCGCAAGAAGCTGCGCAAAAACTTCGCCGCCGAGACCATTGCCAAGCGCAGCCGGGCGTTCGAGCAGTACCTGACCCACCTCCGCTCCCTTCCTGAACTACGGAGCACACCTACGTTCCTAGAGTTCTTCTACCTGGGGGATCTGCGCGCGGGGCAGATGCTGATGCGAGTGGGCCGCTACCAGGACGCCCTGGGCTCTCTCCTCAATGCTCTGCGACTCCAGGAGAAGTTAGGATGCCATCAGCTCCTGCAGCTCAACCAGCTCCAGCGGGTTCATTGGTTCTTCACGCTCTCCGCCTTGGTCACCTGCTTTCAGGAGCTAGACCAGCTCAGTGAGGCTCAGGAACACTGCGACCGAGCCCTGCAGGACCTAGCGCCTTCCCAGGAGGCTTTGCAGCAGCACCAGTTGCACCCTCTGCTCATCCCGCTCCTCCAATCCAACGTCAGGCTGTCCTGGAAGGTCTCGAAGGACAAGAGGCGCTGGGAGGCTCTTCTGCGGGAGATCCAGGAGCAGGGGATTGATGTCGGGAATCAGCTAAACCTGAAGGAGTTTCTGATCAAAGAGAGCATCGAGGACAGCGAGGGGCTGGTCAGGGCCAAGAGCAAAAGTGAAGATGTCCCGTAA
- the LOC113098298 gene encoding sorting nexin-21-like isoform X3, with amino-acid sequence MASKLFDRLRRTLFKEGELPPETDGHGADDFPESSELEDDTDCVSARLGGTLCFEGEGVLDSEDAGDASGPDSDSDFFGESIDNACSSTETSPIGPSPKTSNMITRQLQENWRSSRTRCIPEKLIFEVTDASVVHETNSKYVLYTIHVIHSGTFDRTPAVITRRYTDFERLHRRLRRRHGDEMDGVFFPRKKLRKNFAAETIAKRSRAFEQYLTHLRSLPELRSTPTFLEFFYLGDLRAGQMLMRVGRYQDALGSLLNALRLQEKLGCHQLLQLNQLQRVHWFFTLSALVTCFQELDQLSEAQEHCDRALQDLAPSQEALQQHQLHPLLIPLLQSNVRLSWKVSKDKRRWEALLREIQEQGIDVGNQLNLKEFLIKESIEDSEGLVRAKSKSEDVP; translated from the exons ATGGCCTCTAAACTGTTCGACAGACTTCGCCGTACGCTGTTTAAAGAAGGGGAGCTTCCTCCGGAGACGGACGGACACGGAGCAGATGACTTCCCAGAGAGCTCTGAGCTGGAGGACGATACAGACTGTGTGTCTGCACGACTCGGAGGAACCCTGTGCTTCGAGGGTGAAGGGGTCCTGGACTCTGAGGACGCAGGAGACGCGTCGGGGCCAGACAGTGACTCTGACTTCTTTGGGGAGTCCATAGATAATGCATGTAGCAGCACAG AGACCAGCCCAATAGGGCCTTCCCCAAAAACCTCAAACATGATCACCAGACAACTACAAGAAAACTGGAGGAGCTCAAGAACTCGTTGCATTCCTGAAAAACTCATTTTTGAGGTGACTGATGCCAGTGTTGTGCATGAAACTAATTCCAAGTATGTG CTCTACACGATTCACGTCATCCATTCTGGGACGTTTGACAGAACTCCCGCTGTCATCACGCGGCGCTACACTGACTTCGAACGGCTGCACAGGCGCTTGCGTCGCCGTCACGGAGATGAAATGGATGGCGTGTTCTTCCCTCGCAAGAAGCTGCGCAAAAACTTCGCCGCCGAGACCATTGCCAAGCGCAGCCGGGCGTTCGAGCAGTACCTGACCCACCTCCGCTCCCTTCCTGAACTACGGAGCACACCTACGTTCCTAGAGTTCTTCTACCTGGGGGATCTGCGCGCGGGGCAGATGCTGATGCGAGTGGGCCGCTACCAGGACGCCCTGGGCTCTCTCCTCAATGCTCTGCGACTCCAGGAGAAGTTAGGATGCCATCAGCTCCTGCAGCTCAACCAGCTCCAGCGGGTTCATTGGTTCTTCACGCTCTCCGCCTTGGTCACCTGCTTTCAGGAGCTAGACCAGCTCAGTGAGGCTCAGGAACACTGCGACCGAGCCCTGCAGGACCTAGCGCCTTCCCAGGAGGCTTTGCAGCAGCACCAGTTGCACCCTCTGCTCATCCCGCTCCTCCAATCCAACGTCAGGCTGTCCTGGAAGGTCTCGAAGGACAAGAGGCGCTGGGAGGCTCTTCTGCGGGAGATCCAGGAGCAGGGGATTGATGTCGGGAATCAGCTAAACCTGAAGGAGTTTCTGATCAAAGAGAGCATCGAGGACAGCGAGGGGCTGGTCAGGGCCAAGAGCAAAAGTGAAGATGTCCCGTAA